CACCAGGGCGATCCAGCCGGCCGTCTTGGCCCCGGCGCCGTGCCGGTCGCCGAGCAGGTCGCTGATCGGGTAGGCCAGATAGACCATCCACAGCATCATCCAGCAGAGCTTCACCATCAGCGCGCGGCGGCTGTCCGGCGGCTGTCCGATGCGTGGCATGCCACGGGTGTCCATGGCGCGGCCTCCTTGCGAGTGGCGGCTTGGGTGTGCCGCCGCCGGGGAGCAGGGGCTCCCCGGCGGCGGGCCGGTCGGTGTCGGGCAGGTCGGCGCCGGGCGGGCGGTGGCCGCGGGCCGGTGACGGCCGGTCAGGACTCGCGGCGGTCGCGCTGGTAGAGCCAGGCGGCGAGGAGCCCGAAGACCGCCGCGTAGACCACCACCGCAGTGATCTCTCCGGCGCCGACCGAGGCGCCGGTCTGGGCGTAGCGGCCGAACTGGTTGTAGACCGCCACCGGCGTCCACTTGGCGAAGCTGCCGAAGCTGCCGCCGATCTGGAAGTAGGTGCCGCCCAGCATCAGCATCAGCATGTAGCTGATCATGATGATCGGCTGGATCGAGTCGGGCGCGGCGGAGTAGCCGAGGGCCACGCCCAGCGCGGCGAAGACGAAGCCGCCGAGCCACAGCGTCAGCCCGAGCAGCAGCCACTCGGAGACCGAGAGCCGCACCCCCTGGGAGTAGCCGACGACGAAGACCACCACGATGGCCGGCAGGGTCGAGGCGGCGGTGGCGGCGATCTTGGCGACCACATAGCCGTAGCTGGGCAGCGCGGTCAGCCGCAACTGGCGGGCCCACCCGCTCTTGCGCTCCAGCGCGATCCTGGTCGCGTTGGTGGTCATCGCCGCGGAGATGGTGCCCACGGTGGCCATCGTCACCATGAAGTACCCCTTGACGGACACCCCGCCGAGCTCTGCCAGGCCGTGGTACGCCTGCACCATCAGCAGGTAGAGGAGGACCGGGAAGACGATGGTGAAGAACATGTAGCGGCGGTTGCGGAGGATCCGCAGCACCTCGAGCTTGATCAGGGTGGTCATCGCACGCTCTCCTTGCCGGTCGAGCCGTCCAGCACGGCACTCTGGTCCTCTGCGTCCTGCTCACCGGTGATGGCCAGGAACGCCTGCTC
The Streptacidiphilus albus JL83 genome window above contains:
- a CDS encoding ABC transporter permease, which gives rise to MTTLIKLEVLRILRNRRYMFFTIVFPVLLYLLMVQAYHGLAELGGVSVKGYFMVTMATVGTISAAMTTNATRIALERKSGWARQLRLTALPSYGYVVAKIAATAASTLPAIVVVFVVGYSQGVRLSVSEWLLLGLTLWLGGFVFAALGVALGYSAAPDSIQPIIMISYMLMLMLGGTYFQIGGSFGSFAKWTPVAVYNQFGRYAQTGASVGAGEITAVVVYAAVFGLLAAWLYQRDRRES